In a single window of the Litorilituus sediminis genome:
- a CDS encoding NAD(P)H nitroreductase, with product MTNLEFLLQRQSNPQLTEPAPNKTVIENILAAGMRVPDHAGLKPWHFTVVSGEGLQRLSDLYVDAFKDIFSKPDNQATAEEIEQKLAKAKKMPFRAPLIIVISTKLQAHEKVPEVEQVVAAGCCAHAMQMAATAQGFGAMWRTGDLAYNNIVKQGLGVAEQDHIIGFLYIGTPCRELPLKPSRSFVPHVDYWQ from the coding sequence ATGACAAATTTAGAATTTTTACTACAACGCCAATCTAATCCTCAACTCACTGAGCCTGCGCCTAATAAAACCGTGATAGAAAATATTCTTGCTGCGGGGATGCGCGTGCCAGATCACGCTGGTTTAAAGCCGTGGCATTTTACTGTGGTGTCTGGTGAAGGCTTACAACGTTTAAGTGATTTATACGTTGATGCTTTTAAGGATATTTTTTCAAAGCCTGATAACCAAGCTACCGCTGAGGAAATAGAGCAGAAACTTGCTAAAGCGAAAAAGATGCCATTTCGAGCACCGCTAATTATTGTTATTTCAACAAAACTTCAAGCACATGAAAAAGTACCTGAAGTAGAGCAGGTGGTTGCAGCAGGTTGTTGTGCTCATGCAATGCAAATGGCAGCGACTGCACAAGGCTTTGGCGCTATGTGGCGCACTGGTGATTTAGCTTACAATAATATTGTTAAACAGGGCCTTGGTGTGGCTGAACAAGATCACATTATAGGTTTTCTATATATTGGTACACCATGTCGCGAATTACCATTAAAGCCTAGTCGCTCATTTGTGCCACATGTAGATTATTGGCAATAA
- a CDS encoding DMT family transporter, which produces MSVSIAYLAVLLIWSTTPLGIIWSSETINPSMAVLLRMLIAVVLGALIIKVRHIELPWHGKAIKLYSYSALGIFGGMMCSYIAGQYLTSGLMSLVFGLSPILSALLARKILAEAKLSLVKKLAMTLSFIGLTIVCSDNLALSTDAGIGIAFILMAVFFFSLSGVLVKSISLVIHPLATTVGSLTVSLPLFLLTWLLLDGSLNIEQWQEKSIYATVYLGVFGSLIGFYAYFYVLQKLTASTVTLITLITPVIALSLGNMLNDEQITVTLLLGAALVIVGLTLYHWGESLLSRFSTSASVKVS; this is translated from the coding sequence ATGTCAGTATCTATCGCCTATTTAGCCGTATTATTGATTTGGTCAACTACCCCGCTTGGCATCATTTGGAGTAGTGAAACCATTAACCCGAGCATGGCCGTTTTGTTGCGCATGCTAATTGCGGTTGTGCTCGGCGCGCTAATCATTAAGGTACGACATATTGAACTGCCATGGCATGGCAAAGCCATTAAGCTCTATAGCTATTCTGCCTTAGGTATATTTGGTGGCATGATGTGCTCTTATATTGCTGGGCAATATTTAACATCAGGTTTAATGTCGTTAGTCTTTGGTTTATCGCCCATTCTATCGGCGCTATTAGCCAGAAAAATATTAGCAGAAGCAAAACTATCCTTAGTTAAAAAACTGGCTATGACTTTATCCTTTATTGGCTTAACTATTGTCTGCTCTGATAATTTAGCCTTATCTACTGACGCAGGCATTGGTATTGCTTTTATTCTGATGGCGGTTTTTTTCTTTAGCTTAAGTGGGGTATTAGTTAAAAGTATCAGTTTAGTCATTCACCCTTTAGCTACGACTGTTGGCTCATTAACTGTATCTTTGCCGTTATTTTTATTGACTTGGTTGCTGCTTGATGGCTCGTTAAATATTGAACAATGGCAGGAAAAGTCAATTTATGCCACCGTATATTTAGGGGTATTTGGCTCATTAATTGGCTTTTACGCTTACTTTTACGTGCTACAAAAATTAACCGCGAGTACGGTAACATTAATTACCCTGATAACACCGGTAATTGCATTATCTTTGGGCAATATGTTAAATGATGAGCAAATAACTGTAACCCTATTACTGGGCGCAGCTTTAGTGATTGTCGGACTAACACTATATCATTGGGGAGAAAGCTTGCTTTCACGCTTTAGCACAAGCGCTTCAGTAAAAGTATCATAA
- a CDS encoding DoxX family protein: MSFLSSKYQAFVTLLPQFDGIPALLIRLYLAPIFIMAGFSKTAMFNEEISGIARFMADPNIVAWFGNADWGLGLPFPALLANLVILVEFVGGWLLLVGAFTRLVSIPLMFTMIVAATSVHLENGWFAITPTNADISPAKVLTWLGSEKAEKSLENSAQTAVRLNKMRELLEENGNTDWLYEKGNIVILNNGIEFAATYFIMLLALFFIGAGRYTSIDYYLSNILKN; the protein is encoded by the coding sequence ATGTCTTTTTTGTCTAGCAAGTATCAAGCTTTTGTAACGCTTTTACCTCAATTTGATGGCATACCTGCATTGTTAATTCGTCTGTATTTAGCGCCGATTTTTATTATGGCAGGCTTTAGTAAAACAGCTATGTTTAATGAGGAAATATCAGGTATTGCTCGCTTTATGGCTGATCCTAATATTGTTGCTTGGTTTGGCAATGCCGATTGGGGTTTGGGACTACCGTTTCCGGCGTTACTTGCAAATTTGGTGATACTTGTTGAGTTTGTTGGTGGTTGGTTGTTACTTGTTGGCGCATTCACACGTTTAGTGTCAATTCCGCTAATGTTTACCATGATAGTTGCTGCAACTTCAGTACATTTAGAAAATGGCTGGTTTGCTATTACCCCAACCAATGCCGATATTAGCCCAGCAAAAGTGTTAACATGGTTAGGCAGTGAAAAAGCAGAGAAAAGTTTAGAAAATAGTGCACAAACTGCGGTTAGATTAAATAAAATGCGCGAATTACTTGAGGAAAATGGTAATACTGACTGGCTATATGAAAAGGGTAATATTGTTATTTTAAATAATGGTATCGAATTTGCCGCAACTTACTTTATTATGCTGTTAGCGCTATTTTTTATCGGCGCAGGCCGCTATACCAGTATTGATTATTATCTATCTAACATACTGAAAAATTAG
- the sppA gene encoding signal peptide peptidase SppA, whose amino-acid sequence MNSKPSFIKRIFSALWRFISLTRQIIVNLVFFIFFFAFIAMVGSDADKITVPDKTALVLNLVGDIVEQKHEVDPMQAFLTETLDEQEDRPEVLLANLTDVIAKAKNDDRVEIILLQLQGLNRTGLTKLQDVGQALTDFKTSGKKIIAVADQYSQDQYYLASYADEIWLNPEGFMLLDGYGRYKMYFKSALEKLAISQHIFRVGTYKSAVEPFMRDNMSEQAKEANKLWLADLWQQYKHDVARERGFKTDNFDETFTALLAKFSEADASFAQYALNNNWVDALKTRQQIRSELIDLVGKNKKGDSFSQIGYKDYLDASFTAKAITAKSSDKVAIIVAKGNILNGTQKPGTIGGDSTAKLLRKARYNKEVKAVVLRVDSPGGSAYASEIIRQEVELLKQAGKPVIASMGTYAASGGYWISASADKIYAAPSTITGSIGIFGMMMTFEKSLGKLGVYTDGVGTTDFAGFGPTQPLSDGLAELFQLSINKGYKNFINLVAENRNMTYEQVDAVAQGRVWSGKKAKELGLVDELGNLTDAVVAAATLAELEQYETLLIEKEPSSKNIFLEKLMGNANTLVNMAYGTNDDMSIDLLSASVTDKPMTQVIKQLQQELVKMNQFNDPQGMYSLCIACATL is encoded by the coding sequence ATGAATAGCAAACCAAGTTTTATTAAACGGATTTTCTCTGCCTTGTGGCGATTCATTTCGTTAACCAGACAAATAATAGTTAACCTTGTTTTCTTTATATTTTTCTTTGCCTTTATTGCCATGGTTGGCAGTGATGCTGATAAGATTACCGTGCCAGACAAAACAGCCTTAGTATTAAACCTTGTCGGTGATATTGTTGAGCAAAAGCACGAAGTTGATCCAATGCAGGCTTTTTTAACAGAAACGCTTGATGAGCAAGAAGATCGCCCAGAAGTGCTGCTAGCAAATTTAACGGATGTTATTGCTAAAGCAAAAAATGATGATCGGGTAGAAATAATCTTATTACAGCTTCAAGGGCTAAATAGAACGGGCTTAACTAAGCTGCAAGATGTTGGTCAGGCCTTAACTGATTTTAAAACATCCGGTAAAAAAATTATCGCTGTGGCAGATCAATATTCGCAAGATCAATATTACTTAGCAAGTTATGCCGATGAGATTTGGTTAAACCCTGAAGGTTTTATGCTACTTGATGGTTACGGCCGTTATAAAATGTACTTTAAGTCTGCATTAGAAAAATTAGCCATTAGCCAACATATATTCCGCGTTGGCACCTACAAGTCAGCGGTAGAGCCATTTATGCGCGATAACATGTCAGAGCAAGCAAAAGAAGCGAATAAATTATGGTTAGCCGATTTATGGCAACAATATAAACACGATGTCGCTAGAGAGCGTGGTTTTAAAACAGATAACTTTGATGAAACCTTTACGGCATTATTAGCTAAATTTTCCGAAGCTGATGCCAGTTTTGCTCAGTATGCGCTAAATAATAACTGGGTTGATGCCTTAAAAACACGTCAGCAAATACGTAGCGAATTAATTGATTTAGTGGGTAAAAACAAAAAAGGCGACAGCTTTAGTCAAATAGGCTACAAGGATTATCTTGACGCTAGCTTTACTGCCAAGGCAATAACAGCAAAATCTTCCGATAAAGTTGCAATTATCGTTGCCAAAGGAAATATTTTAAATGGTACGCAAAAACCTGGCACCATAGGTGGTGACAGTACCGCAAAACTCTTAAGAAAAGCACGCTATAACAAAGAGGTAAAAGCAGTAGTTTTACGTGTTGATAGCCCAGGCGGTAGTGCATATGCCTCAGAAATCATCCGCCAAGAAGTTGAGTTATTAAAACAAGCGGGTAAACCTGTTATCGCTTCAATGGGTACCTATGCTGCATCAGGCGGTTATTGGATTTCAGCATCTGCGGATAAAATTTATGCTGCACCATCAACCATTACTGGCTCTATCGGTATCTTTGGCATGATGATGACCTTTGAAAAATCACTCGGTAAATTAGGTGTTTACACTGATGGCGTAGGCACAACAGATTTTGCTGGCTTTGGCCCTACTCAGCCACTAAGCGATGGTTTAGCAGAGTTATTTCAATTAAGCATCAATAAAGGCTATAAGAACTTTATTAATCTTGTTGCTGAAAATAGAAACATGACTTACGAGCAAGTTGATGCCGTAGCGCAAGGTCGTGTTTGGTCAGGTAAAAAAGCAAAAGAGTTAGGCTTAGTTGATGAACTGGGTAACCTAACCGATGCTGTAGTTGCAGCTGCCACGCTAGCTGAATTGGAACAATACGAAACCTTATTAATTGAGAAAGAGCCATCAAGTAAGAATATCTTCCTTGAAAAGCTGATGGGTAACGCTAATACCTTGGTTAATATGGCTTACGGCACAAATGATGACATGAGCATAGATTTACTATCTGCTTCGGTTACCGATAAACCTATGACACAGGTAATTAAACAATTACAGCAAGAATTAGTTAAAATGAATCAATTTAATGATCCTCAAGGTATGTACAGCTTGTGTATTGCTTGCGCTACATTGTAA
- the ansA gene encoding asparaginase, with the protein MKKKIYVAYTGGTIGMKQSTQGFVPVKGHLTDSINNLPEFHRAEMPEFTINEYHPLIDSSNMTPNDWQRIADDIKKHYDDYDGFVVLHGTDTMAYTSSALSFMFENLAKPVIVTGSQIPLSQLRSDGQVNVLNALYIAANYPINEVALFFNNKLYRGNRCIKAYADGFDAFDSPNMQPLLEAGINIKLLAGAIASTTEHVEPLKLTNITPQPIGVVHLYPGISSELVANVIRQPVKALILRSYGVGNAPQDQALLSCLAKAKQQGIIVVNCSQCIKGKVNMSGYATGNALSEAGVISGHDMTLEAALTKLHYLLSLNKSNEEIRELMELNLRGELSH; encoded by the coding sequence ATGAAAAAAAAGATTTATGTTGCCTACACTGGCGGTACTATAGGTATGAAACAAAGCACACAAGGCTTTGTTCCTGTTAAAGGTCATTTAACAGATTCTATCAATAACTTACCTGAATTTCATCGAGCAGAAATGCCTGAATTTACCATTAATGAATATCATCCACTGATTGATTCATCTAATATGACCCCTAATGACTGGCAACGTATTGCTGATGATATCAAAAAGCACTACGACGATTACGATGGCTTTGTTGTTTTACACGGCACAGATACCATGGCTTATACCAGCTCTGCCCTATCATTTATGTTCGAAAATTTAGCTAAACCTGTGATTGTTACTGGCTCACAAATTCCTTTAAGCCAACTGCGATCCGATGGCCAAGTTAATGTGTTAAATGCCTTATATATAGCAGCCAATTACCCGATTAATGAAGTGGCGCTGTTTTTTAACAACAAGCTTTATCGAGGTAACCGCTGTATTAAAGCGTATGCCGACGGCTTTGATGCATTTGATTCACCGAATATGCAGCCTTTATTAGAAGCGGGTATCAATATTAAATTGCTTGCTGGTGCTATTGCATCAACAACTGAACATGTTGAGCCGTTAAAACTGACAAATATTACGCCGCAACCCATTGGTGTTGTTCACTTATATCCGGGGATCAGCAGTGAGTTAGTTGCCAATGTCATCAGGCAACCCGTTAAAGCGCTCATACTTCGTAGCTACGGCGTTGGCAATGCCCCGCAAGATCAAGCATTACTTTCGTGTTTAGCTAAGGCTAAACAGCAAGGGATCATTGTGGTTAACTGTTCACAATGTATAAAAGGCAAAGTAAATATGTCTGGTTATGCTACGGGCAACGCATTAAGTGAAGCGGGTGTGATCAGCGGTCATGATATGACTTTAGAAGCGGCATTAACGAAACTACACTATTTATTGAGTTTAAATAAAAGTAATGAAGAAATTAGAGAGTTAATGGAGCTTAATTTACGTGGTGAATTAAGTCATTAA
- a CDS encoding DUF2059 domain-containing protein, translating into MKKLILIPAIFSALALNVVAKEQPVDELFKVMSIETQLASGFEAMLPMIEQIAADLKLDNEGKAELIDIFRTWFREDIDRDKIYQQMKQLYVQAFSDDEIREITAFYQTAIGKKFIEVLPNLMKDGAQIGMQEAQVKQAKLMARLKPFLEKHKAEK; encoded by the coding sequence ATGAAAAAACTTATCCTAATCCCTGCTATTTTCTCAGCCTTAGCTTTAAATGTTGTCGCGAAAGAGCAACCTGTTGATGAGCTTTTTAAGGTGATGTCGATAGAAACTCAACTAGCGAGTGGCTTTGAGGCCATGCTACCTATGATTGAGCAAATTGCTGCAGATCTTAAGCTTGATAATGAAGGTAAAGCAGAGTTAATTGACATTTTTAGAACTTGGTTTCGTGAAGATATTGATCGCGATAAAATATATCAGCAAATGAAGCAGCTTTATGTGCAAGCATTTTCAGATGACGAGATCAGGGAAATTACCGCATTTTATCAAACCGCTATTGGGAAAAAGTTCATTGAAGTGCTGCCAAATTTGATGAAAGATGGTGCTCAAATTGGTATGCAAGAAGCACAAGTAAAACAAGCGAAATTAATGGCGCGACTTAAGCCGTTCTTAGAAAAACACAAAGCAGAAAAGTAG
- a CDS encoding DUF349 domain-containing protein, which produces MIFSSLFKSKNKWQSKDSTVRIAAINDELSIDDNTGRAILLDLIAHDDSDMVRRAALIKLADFSEYVNASQNNSQSKVKSFAQKQVQDMLYGQQQNKLTEEQKLAYLANTQLSTQELDAWLDKEQSDAIVLSLFKLLKEKRSTQTSSTQQLIINTFAHKSDVVKREILDSITEPALLEKLLKKTSSEDIADIITEKLADIAKERDKPVKIKKQAQLLVSKLLALKEVRDYSVYLAKKAELESQWHSIADDLNDLTSEDKASFIDKYAQISLQLTNIFASKAEAYEQEKIALQLAQDKANAQAKFTQRIAEINQALTTSVFEHNNLDEQAFGQQIAKLSDEVNTSVLNTAEKADFSAQLKQLNEKLTKLPEIAESVSQATHLISKMSQLALPERIEELNDKSDIYQNWLKQWQTVEQKSAGILPESIVQAHQDIVKSWHDGLQPLQQQQKQSFHQVRKKLSDIKRLLASGKYKVCFGLFKGVKTSFALLSPQQAAQLQRDFQSVSEKMSELSDWEHYIATPRKQEMLKSIQALVEQPLDNPNEQAKQVKQFRKTWNSLGHADEEIDHQLNDEFNQACELAFAPCRRYYAEQEKLRADHFANRQALIEQADNLAKSLLAENNGVDFKDIDAQLNKLQHAWQDAGEVDRQHYQSLHQAFKQALQPIKAAIKQYHEKNVVEKKAIIAQAEVLLNSEDVFDAINQVKGLQATWKTLGYAGSHQDGKLWQSFRKINDQLFAKREQLKHEQQDEYAKLSALFDQRLSKLTQTINQDFSSFAMSEQTAELNLAKQSATTLLADITDSKPVIKSAVKKTETLIADIEASLKQCKASEQKMTWQNVFNLITALAKDELSSDLLAEDSTFAALKPMWQKRLMEFIALPYLNELESRAVKTLEIEILAQVESPVELKQQRMQVQVQLMQSQMQSGSVVNLEQLFVDWLMLGKLHSEELSLLSRLAKVYC; this is translated from the coding sequence ATGATATTTTCTTCTTTATTTAAAAGTAAAAACAAATGGCAAAGTAAAGATAGCACTGTACGTATTGCCGCTATTAATGATGAACTCAGCATTGACGATAATACTGGCCGAGCGATCCTTTTAGACTTAATTGCTCATGATGACAGCGACATGGTCAGACGTGCTGCTTTAATCAAATTAGCCGACTTTAGTGAATATGTTAATGCCAGTCAAAATAATAGTCAGAGTAAGGTAAAAAGCTTTGCTCAAAAGCAAGTTCAAGACATGCTCTATGGTCAGCAGCAGAATAAGCTTACAGAAGAGCAAAAATTAGCTTATCTCGCTAATACTCAGTTAAGCACACAAGAGCTTGATGCTTGGCTAGATAAAGAGCAGTCAGATGCTATTGTATTGTCATTGTTTAAGTTATTAAAAGAGAAGAGAAGTACGCAAACTAGCAGTACCCAACAACTCATTATTAATACCTTTGCCCATAAAAGTGATGTAGTTAAGCGAGAGATACTGGACTCAATCACAGAGCCAGCCTTACTGGAAAAATTACTGAAGAAAACCAGCAGTGAAGATATTGCTGATATTATTACCGAGAAACTTGCCGATATTGCTAAAGAGCGAGACAAACCAGTAAAAATTAAAAAACAAGCACAGTTACTGGTATCTAAGTTATTAGCATTAAAAGAAGTACGCGATTATAGCGTTTACTTAGCGAAAAAAGCCGAGTTAGAAAGTCAGTGGCATAGTATAGCTGATGATCTTAATGACTTAACATCAGAAGACAAAGCGAGTTTTATTGATAAATATGCTCAGATAAGCCTGCAACTTACTAACATTTTTGCCAGTAAAGCAGAGGCTTATGAGCAAGAAAAAATTGCTTTGCAATTAGCACAAGATAAAGCAAATGCACAAGCTAAGTTCACACAGCGTATAGCCGAAATAAATCAAGCATTAACAACATCGGTTTTTGAACACAATAACCTAGACGAGCAAGCATTTGGTCAACAAATAGCGAAGCTTAGTGATGAAGTTAATACCTCTGTGTTAAATACTGCTGAAAAAGCTGACTTTAGCGCTCAACTAAAGCAACTTAATGAAAAGTTAACCAAGCTACCAGAAATTGCTGAATCAGTTAGTCAGGCAACTCATTTAATTTCAAAAATGTCACAGCTTGCTTTACCTGAGCGTATTGAAGAGTTAAATGATAAAAGTGACATTTATCAGAACTGGTTAAAGCAATGGCAAACAGTTGAGCAAAAGTCTGCTGGTATTTTACCTGAATCAATTGTTCAAGCACATCAGGACATTGTAAAGAGCTGGCATGACGGTTTACAACCATTGCAGCAACAACAAAAACAAAGCTTTCATCAAGTAAGAAAAAAATTATCTGATATCAAACGTTTGTTAGCTAGTGGTAAATACAAAGTGTGCTTTGGTTTGTTTAAAGGTGTTAAAACTTCCTTTGCATTACTCAGCCCACAACAGGCTGCGCAATTACAGCGTGACTTTCAATCTGTAAGTGAAAAAATGTCTGAACTAAGTGATTGGGAGCATTATATTGCTACACCTAGAAAGCAAGAAATGTTAAAGAGTATTCAGGCCTTGGTAGAGCAACCACTTGATAATCCTAATGAACAAGCCAAACAAGTAAAACAGTTCAGAAAAACATGGAATTCTCTTGGTCATGCCGATGAAGAAATAGACCATCAATTAAATGATGAGTTTAATCAAGCTTGTGAGTTAGCTTTTGCTCCATGTCGTCGTTACTATGCTGAGCAGGAGAAGTTACGCGCTGATCACTTTGCCAATAGACAAGCGCTCATTGAGCAGGCTGATAATTTAGCGAAAAGCTTGCTAGCAGAAAATAATGGTGTCGATTTTAAAGATATTGATGCGCAACTGAATAAATTACAACATGCTTGGCAGGACGCAGGTGAGGTAGACAGACAGCATTACCAATCGCTTCACCAAGCCTTTAAGCAAGCACTACAGCCAATAAAAGCGGCAATAAAGCAGTATCACGAGAAAAATGTTGTCGAAAAGAAAGCCATCATTGCACAGGCAGAAGTACTGTTAAACTCAGAAGATGTTTTCGATGCAATTAATCAAGTTAAAGGTTTGCAGGCAACCTGGAAAACCTTAGGCTATGCCGGTAGTCACCAAGATGGTAAGTTATGGCAAAGCTTTAGAAAAATTAATGATCAACTGTTTGCTAAACGTGAGCAACTTAAACATGAGCAGCAAGATGAATATGCTAAATTATCAGCATTATTTGACCAGCGTTTATCAAAGTTAACTCAAACGATTAATCAAGATTTTTCATCTTTTGCAATGAGTGAACAAACGGCAGAGCTGAACTTAGCTAAACAAAGTGCAACCACCTTATTAGCAGATATCACAGACAGTAAACCTGTTATTAAATCAGCAGTTAAAAAAACAGAAACCTTGATTGCTGATATTGAAGCGAGCTTAAAGCAATGCAAAGCGTCAGAGCAGAAAATGACTTGGCAAAATGTCTTTAATTTAATTACTGCGCTCGCTAAAGATGAGTTAAGCAGTGATTTGCTTGCAGAAGACAGTACTTTTGCTGCGCTGAAACCTATGTGGCAAAAACGCCTTATGGAGTTTATCGCATTACCTTATTTAAATGAGCTAGAGAGCCGAGCGGTTAAAACCCTTGAGATTGAAATTCTTGCGCAAGTTGAATCGCCAGTTGAGTTGAAGCAACAACGTATGCAAGTACAAGTGCAATTGATGCAAAGTCAAATGCAGTCAGGCTCTGTTGTCAATCTTGAGCAACTGTTTGTTGACTGGTTAATGTTGGGTAAACTTCACAGCGAAGAGCTAAGCTTACTTTCTCGCTTGGCTAAGGTGTATTGTTAA
- a CDS encoding YeaC family protein encodes MDLINTVDNMSEDMYNRLKCAAETGKWPEGTPVDKAQQQTALQLIMAYQARHLDNDQMLTIGANGHIVEKSKRELKAEFSGANKDEEITPCAKPATREEEVYMPSEQDIARFTEL; translated from the coding sequence ATGGATTTGATCAATACTGTAGATAACATGTCTGAGGACATGTATAACCGTCTGAAATGTGCTGCTGAAACAGGTAAGTGGCCTGAAGGCACGCCCGTAGATAAAGCACAGCAACAAACAGCCTTACAGCTAATTATGGCTTATCAAGCACGTCATTTAGATAATGATCAAATGTTAACCATAGGCGCTAATGGTCATATCGTTGAAAAAAGTAAAAGAGAGCTGAAAGCTGAGTTTTCCGGTGCGAATAAAGATGAAGAAATCACGCCTTGTGCAAAACCTGCTACGCGTGAAGAAGAAGTCTATATGCCAAGCGAGCAAGATATAGCTCGTTTTACTGAACTTTAA
- a CDS encoding alanine/glycine:cation symporter family protein: MQEIVNTINGYIWSSALIYLCLGAGLFFTVVTRFVQIRHFTEMWRLLMSGKSSEQGISSFQALAVSLSGRVGAGNIAGVAAAIGFGGPGAVFWMWIVAFFGAATAYIESTNAQIYKEEHDGKYHGGPAYYIEKAMGQKWYAWVFAVATIIATGVMLPMVQSNTIATAIEQVFGNTQTINTAFGAISYAKLYTATGIVLLLGFIIFGGIKRIANFTQVVVPFMALAYILISLIIIGLNIDQLPGVVMLIIGDAFTPMAGVGAAIGWGVKRGVYSNEAGQGTGPHAAAAAEVDHPAQQGLVQAFSVYIDTLFVCSATAFMILITGTYNVHGAGETFIVQNLAADVITNGPAYTQMAVDSVFTGVGKPFVALALFFFAFTTILAYYFIAENNVYYIKRTFKLPAGIFILKVVIISATFYGTVKAASIAWGMGDIGVGLMAWLNIIGILIIFFMSKPALKALKDYERQQEEGVKTFTFDPKKLGIENATFWEEKFEKDQSSKS, encoded by the coding sequence GTGCAGGAAATAGTCAATACCATAAATGGTTATATATGGTCCTCGGCCCTTATTTATTTGTGTTTGGGTGCAGGTCTTTTTTTCACTGTTGTTACACGCTTTGTTCAAATTCGCCATTTTACTGAAATGTGGCGCTTGTTAATGTCAGGTAAAAGCTCGGAGCAGGGCATTTCATCATTTCAAGCGTTAGCGGTGTCATTATCTGGTCGTGTCGGTGCCGGTAACATTGCAGGTGTGGCCGCAGCGATTGGTTTTGGTGGCCCAGGTGCCGTTTTCTGGATGTGGATAGTAGCATTTTTTGGCGCAGCAACCGCTTATATTGAGTCCACCAATGCGCAAATTTATAAAGAAGAGCATGATGGAAAATACCATGGTGGTCCAGCTTATTATATTGAAAAAGCGATGGGGCAGAAGTGGTACGCATGGGTTTTTGCCGTTGCTACCATCATTGCAACAGGTGTTATGCTGCCTATGGTGCAATCTAACACTATCGCAACTGCAATAGAGCAAGTCTTTGGCAATACGCAAACAATAAATACTGCTTTTGGTGCAATCAGTTATGCCAAGCTTTACACTGCGACAGGTATTGTCTTATTACTTGGCTTTATCATTTTTGGTGGTATTAAGCGTATTGCTAACTTTACTCAAGTGGTTGTGCCTTTTATGGCATTGGCTTACATTTTAATTTCATTAATCATCATAGGTTTAAATATAGATCAATTACCGGGCGTGGTTATGTTAATTATTGGCGATGCTTTTACGCCGATGGCTGGTGTTGGCGCAGCGATAGGTTGGGGTGTAAAGCGTGGTGTTTACTCAAATGAAGCAGGTCAAGGTACAGGCCCTCATGCCGCTGCAGCAGCAGAAGTTGATCACCCAGCACAACAAGGCCTAGTACAAGCATTTTCTGTTTATATCGATACATTATTTGTATGCTCTGCTACGGCATTTATGATCTTAATTACTGGTACCTATAATGTACATGGCGCGGGAGAAACGTTTATCGTGCAAAACCTAGCTGCCGATGTCATTACTAATGGTCCAGCATATACACAAATGGCAGTAGATAGCGTATTTACAGGCGTAGGTAAGCCGTTTGTTGCCTTAGCATTATTCTTCTTCGCCTTTACCACGATTCTGGCTTATTACTTTATTGCTGAAAACAACGTTTACTACATTAAGCGTACTTTTAAGTTACCGGCGGGCATTTTTATCCTAAAAGTGGTTATTATCTCAGCTACGTTTTACGGCACGGTAAAAGCTGCAAGTATTGCTTGGGGTATGGGTGATATAGGTGTTGGCCTTATGGCATGGCTGAACATTATTGGTATTTTGATTATTTTCTTTATGTCAAAACCTGCCTTAAAAGCCTTGAAAGACTACGAAAGACAGCAAGAAGAAGGCGTTAAGACATTTACCTTTGATCCTAAAAAATTAGGTATAGAAAATGCGACTTTCTGGGAAGAAAAGTTTGAGAAAGACCAGAGTAGTAAAAGTTAA